The following coding sequences are from one Paenibacillus stellifer window:
- a CDS encoding pyridoxal phosphate-dependent aminotransferase has product MPELSNRLDGFTESIIRKMTRIAKQHDAINLSQGFPDFDPPRELLDELRIAADEGPHQYEITWGSELFRKKLAEKQSKWMGIPVDPESNIVVTCGSTEAMMAAMMTVCNPGDKVIVFSPFYENYTADAILTGVTPIYVPLAPPEFLFDPEELRRAFEQGVKAIILCNPSNPTGKVFTRSELETIASLAVEFDAFVITDEVYEHIVFEPYTHTYMASLPGMFERTLSCSSLSKTYSITGWRLGYIIGPAGVIDVCRKVHDFLTVGAAAPLQRAAVKGLELGDDYYEGLTRSYEQKRTLFLEGLDRIGLKYYKPQGAYYVLVDISEFGEPDDYKFCEWLASEIGVAAVPGSSFFREDVRQYIRFHFAKKEETLIEALKRLEKLKLYRKS; this is encoded by the coding sequence ATGCCGGAGTTAAGCAATAGATTGGACGGATTTACGGAATCGATTATTCGAAAAATGACCCGCATCGCGAAGCAGCATGATGCGATTAATCTGTCCCAAGGGTTTCCGGATTTCGACCCGCCACGGGAACTGCTGGATGAATTGCGAATAGCGGCGGATGAAGGTCCCCATCAGTATGAGATCACCTGGGGTTCCGAGCTGTTTCGGAAGAAACTGGCGGAGAAGCAGAGCAAGTGGATGGGAATTCCGGTTGATCCGGAATCGAACATCGTTGTAACCTGCGGCAGCACCGAAGCCATGATGGCAGCGATGATGACGGTGTGCAATCCCGGTGATAAAGTTATCGTCTTCTCACCCTTCTACGAAAATTATACCGCTGATGCCATACTGACCGGCGTCACCCCGATTTATGTACCGCTGGCCCCACCCGAATTTCTGTTCGACCCTGAGGAACTCCGTCGCGCGTTCGAGCAGGGCGTCAAAGCGATCATTCTGTGCAACCCCTCTAACCCGACGGGCAAAGTATTCACCCGCAGCGAACTGGAGACTATCGCCAGCCTTGCTGTGGAATTCGATGCATTTGTCATTACGGATGAAGTATACGAGCATATTGTGTTCGAACCCTATACGCATACATATATGGCTTCTCTCCCGGGCATGTTCGAGCGGACGCTGTCCTGCAGCTCGCTCTCCAAGACGTATTCCATTACCGGCTGGAGACTGGGCTATATCATCGGGCCTGCCGGGGTTATTGACGTCTGCCGGAAGGTGCATGATTTTCTGACTGTCGGAGCCGCGGCCCCGCTGCAAAGGGCGGCGGTCAAGGGACTGGAATTGGGCGACGACTATTATGAGGGGCTTACCCGGAGCTATGAACAGAAACGGACGTTGTTTCTGGAAGGGCTGGACCGGATCGGCCTTAAGTATTACAAGCCCCAGGGCGCCTATTATGTGCTGGTCGATATCAGCGAGTTCGGCGAGCCGGACGATTACAAGTTCTGCGAATGGCTGGCGAGTGAAATCGGAGTGGCGGCGGTTCCCGGCTCAAGCTTTTTCCGGGAGGATGTCCGTCAGTATATCCGGTTTCATTTTGCCAAGAAAGAGGAGACGCTGATCGAGGCGCTGAAACGGCTGGAGAAGCTGAAGCTGTACCGGAAATCGTAG
- a CDS encoding lipase family protein produces the protein MTDSRIHEQWAIFLAAICGQTYVQFASEDGSFVVPSPYTVQHIIRAKSITNVWETFGFILESTDEIIVAFRGTVTTTNWISDAMASQKKFRYISDNCFTHRGFTAIYSSAREELIRALGKLPPEKSMYVTGHSLGAALATLCAVDTAANTAFRSPFLYTYGSPRVGDPDFAKACASYVPDSWRFANVFDVVTLAPPTVYKLPRRDKRYYYSHVRTLSQLSFQNGGVGDNHVIGSYYAELSKLDPEFARRLNLAYPGFCPVADSNRNNRIEVSGFGAIPRASDPVKL, from the coding sequence ATGACAGACAGCAGAATACATGAACAATGGGCCATCTTTCTGGCCGCCATCTGTGGACAAACCTATGTCCAGTTCGCAAGCGAGGACGGCTCATTTGTCGTTCCGTCTCCTTATACGGTTCAACATATTATCAGGGCCAAATCCATCACGAATGTATGGGAGACCTTCGGCTTCATTCTGGAAAGTACTGATGAGATTATCGTCGCCTTTCGGGGAACGGTCACCACGACCAATTGGATCTCGGATGCGATGGCTTCCCAGAAGAAATTTCGCTACATCAGCGACAACTGCTTCACACATCGCGGTTTCACCGCGATCTACTCCTCGGCACGGGAGGAGCTGATACGCGCGCTCGGCAAGCTGCCGCCGGAGAAATCCATGTATGTTACAGGGCACAGCCTTGGCGCCGCACTGGCAACTCTATGCGCCGTGGACACAGCCGCCAACACTGCTTTCAGATCGCCCTTCTTATACACTTACGGTTCTCCGCGCGTCGGCGACCCGGATTTTGCCAAGGCATGCGCCTCCTACGTCCCGGACAGCTGGCGTTTCGCTAATGTGTTCGATGTCGTCACCCTGGCTCCGCCAACTGTATATAAGCTTCCGAGACGGGATAAGCGCTACTATTACAGCCATGTCCGGACGCTCTCCCAGCTTTCTTTTCAAAATGGCGGAGTTGGTGACAATCACGTTATTGGCAGCTATTATGCCGAGCTGTCGAAGCTGGACCCCGAATTCGCCCGCCGCTTAAATTTAGCGTATCCCGGCTTCTGCCCCGTTGCCGACAGTAATCGAAACAATCGGATTGAAGTCAGCGGATTTGGAGCCATACCCCGGGCCTCCGATCCGGTCAAGCTTTGA
- a CDS encoding IS110 family transposase has translation MKYKQSKKQNQRITRISENTLVVGADIAKDTHVARAIDFRGIELGKDCVFSNTRAGLEQLVQWMKELQQEHAKSDVLFGIEPTGHYWFTLAEYLGRQGIPLVIVNPHHVHKSKELEDNSPTKNDYKDAKVIADLVRNGKYSEPKLPTSVYADLRILMNLREKIMVNFGQVQRRVQNWLDRFFPEYTQVFKDWEGKASRITLSEFPTPGEIVEMGTEAIVQRWKKDVKRAVGAKRALHLMETARRSIGLTEGLPGAKVEIKTLLEQYEMFARQLEEILAEVERLLAQIPGTKEMLTVPGVAVVTLAGFLAEVGDLSGYEHGQQIIRLAGLNLKENSSGKKKGKSSITKRGRARLRALLFRAVMPMVAKNAEFKALHQYFTKRSQNPLKKKQSLVALCGKLIRVLHTLGTKQVPYNANDVLGPVRQAQLQMAA, from the coding sequence ATGAAGTATAAACAATCGAAGAAACAGAATCAACGAATCACCCGAATTTCCGAAAATACCCTCGTGGTCGGCGCAGATATCGCCAAAGATACCCATGTGGCTCGCGCCATAGACTTTCGAGGGATCGAACTGGGTAAGGATTGTGTGTTCTCTAATACCCGTGCCGGACTCGAGCAACTGGTTCAGTGGATGAAGGAGCTTCAGCAGGAGCATGCCAAGAGTGACGTCCTCTTCGGTATTGAGCCCACCGGACACTACTGGTTTACGCTGGCGGAATATTTAGGGCGGCAGGGCATTCCTTTGGTCATTGTGAATCCGCATCACGTACACAAAAGCAAAGAACTGGAAGACAATTCACCCACGAAAAATGACTATAAAGATGCCAAGGTCATTGCCGATTTGGTGCGAAACGGGAAGTACAGCGAGCCCAAACTGCCAACGAGCGTTTACGCCGACCTGCGGATTCTCATGAATCTTCGGGAGAAGATCATGGTGAACTTCGGACAGGTGCAAAGACGGGTGCAGAACTGGCTGGACCGCTTTTTTCCGGAGTACACGCAGGTGTTCAAAGACTGGGAAGGCAAGGCATCACGCATTACGCTTAGCGAGTTTCCAACGCCAGGAGAAATCGTAGAGATGGGCACAGAGGCCATTGTCCAGCGGTGGAAAAAAGACGTAAAACGAGCCGTAGGGGCGAAACGAGCGCTGCACCTCATGGAAACGGCGAGGCGTTCCATCGGGCTTACGGAAGGACTTCCCGGAGCGAAAGTGGAGATCAAGACGCTTCTGGAGCAGTATGAGATGTTCGCCAGACAACTCGAAGAGATTCTGGCCGAGGTGGAACGTCTCCTTGCTCAAATTCCGGGAACGAAAGAGATGCTTACCGTTCCGGGCGTAGCCGTAGTTACGTTGGCAGGGTTTCTCGCCGAAGTCGGGGATCTGAGCGGTTACGAGCATGGACAGCAGATTATTCGGCTCGCCGGACTAAACCTCAAGGAGAACAGTTCAGGAAAGAAAAAAGGTAAATCCAGCATTACCAAACGTGGACGCGCACGCCTAAGGGCGCTGCTGTTCCGGGCGGTGATGCCCATGGTGGCAAAGAACGCCGAGTTTAAGGCACTGCACCAGTATTTCACCAAGCGAAGTCAAAATCCGCTCAAGAAAAAGCAATCCCTTGTAGCCTTGTGTGGGAAGCTCATTCGCGTGCTTCATACGCTCGGAACCAAGCAGGTTCCGTATAACGCAAACGACGTGTTAGGGCCGGTGCGTCAGGCTCAGTTACAGATGGCAGCTTAA
- a CDS encoding spore germination protein, producing the protein MWQKILSYIPDWTIFMQAGFCLLIPIAFIALINKLRAVFKGIEGKNGDGGTSGDVQAVDKNDPPLPADYENNRSAIKEAIGSNCDVHFRDFEIAALQKRATLIYVDGMIAEEHIDTQVMQAFMSAAEPDAKHGLKAQAPDDFSAYLIKNMLPASEVTEETGLISLNEAILNGYTALLVEGMPHALLVGAPDGKTRSISEPISEGLVRGPRTGFSEQLSDNTAILRRQGRTEQLEMKKYVVGNFVKRDLVLAYMKDIVNPELLREVEKRIDKIDLDFIAESGYVEQLIEDDILSPFQQAQNTERLDRVMSALMDGRIAILLDGTPFALIVPVTFSMLLQSPEDYYERWIGGSLLRLLRFVAAFLALMAPSLYISFISFHPGLIPTDLAITIIQARQRVPFPSLIEILILEVSIEILREAAIRLPRPIGPAMGIVGGLIIGEAAVQAGIVSPFLVIVVSVTAVASFSIPMYSTGITLRILRFAGMFFAAALGILGTILFFLFMSSHLTRLKSFGVPYVTPISPFRIRDWKDLFIRAPLNLMKRKPQMMKTIRRKSRTH; encoded by the coding sequence GTGTGGCAAAAGATTCTATCCTATATTCCGGATTGGACGATCTTCATGCAAGCGGGATTTTGTTTGCTGATTCCCATCGCCTTCATCGCCTTGATCAACAAGCTTCGTGCGGTCTTCAAGGGCATTGAAGGAAAGAATGGAGACGGGGGAACCTCCGGAGATGTTCAAGCTGTGGACAAGAATGATCCACCGCTACCCGCAGATTACGAAAACAATCGAAGTGCCATCAAGGAAGCAATCGGCAGCAACTGCGATGTCCACTTCCGGGATTTCGAAATAGCGGCGCTGCAGAAGCGGGCGACGCTGATTTATGTGGATGGAATGATCGCTGAAGAGCATATCGACACCCAGGTAATGCAGGCGTTCATGTCAGCTGCGGAACCTGACGCGAAACACGGATTAAAGGCACAAGCCCCGGATGATTTTTCAGCGTATTTGATCAAGAATATGCTGCCAGCAAGCGAAGTGACTGAAGAAACCGGACTTATAAGCCTGAACGAAGCAATATTGAACGGTTATACCGCTTTGCTGGTTGAAGGAATGCCGCATGCCCTGCTCGTCGGTGCGCCTGACGGCAAGACGAGAAGCATTTCGGAGCCGATCTCGGAAGGGCTGGTGCGCGGCCCAAGAACGGGCTTCTCCGAGCAATTAAGCGATAATACCGCCATACTGCGGCGTCAAGGGCGAACGGAGCAGCTTGAGATGAAGAAGTATGTGGTCGGTAACTTTGTCAAAAGAGACCTGGTGCTCGCATACATGAAGGACATCGTGAACCCGGAACTGCTGCGGGAAGTAGAGAAGCGAATTGATAAGATCGATCTCGATTTTATCGCCGAATCCGGTTACGTGGAGCAGCTGATCGAGGATGATATTCTGAGCCCGTTCCAACAGGCCCAAAATACGGAAAGACTGGACCGGGTCATGAGCGCCTTAATGGATGGACGAATCGCGATTCTGCTTGACGGGACCCCGTTCGCGCTCATTGTTCCGGTAACGTTCAGCATGCTTCTCCAGTCACCGGAGGATTATTATGAGCGTTGGATCGGAGGTTCCTTATTGCGCTTGCTCCGGTTCGTAGCCGCTTTTCTGGCCCTGATGGCCCCATCGCTCTATATTTCATTCATATCCTTTCACCCGGGTCTGATTCCGACCGATCTGGCTATCACCATTATCCAGGCACGACAACGTGTCCCCTTTCCATCTCTGATCGAGATATTAATTCTGGAGGTTTCGATCGAAATTTTGCGGGAAGCGGCGATAAGACTGCCGAGGCCGATCGGACCTGCGATGGGCATCGTCGGCGGCCTGATCATCGGCGAAGCGGCCGTCCAGGCGGGCATCGTCAGTCCGTTTCTCGTTATCGTCGTCTCGGTAACCGCAGTCGCTTCCTTCTCCATCCCGATGTACAGCACCGGAATTACGCTGCGCATTTTGCGTTTTGCCGGGATGTTCTTCGCCGCTGCCCTGGGAATTTTGGGGACCATCCTGTTCTTTCTGTTCATGAGCAGCCATCTGACCAGACTGAAGAGCTTTGGAGTTCCGTACGTGACGCCCATCTCCCCCTTCCGCATCCGGGATTGGAAAGACTTGTTCATCCGTGCCCCGCTGAACTTGATGAAACGCAAACCCCAGATGATGAAGACGATTCGCCGCAAATCGCGAACCCATTAG
- a CDS encoding GerAB/ArcD/ProY family transporter, with the protein MFIRSDDKITSSQAAIFLTDSVLGAGILTLPRDVTEKVQTPDSWLSVLLGGVLVMLAILVMVKLSQQFPGKTVFEYSKKIVGTIPGSALSLLLILFFVMIAGFEIRVFAEVTLFFLLEGTPIWAIVIPFIWASVYLAAGGINAIARLFQIIFPISILILLLSLFLSVRIFDIQHLRPFLGEGLSPVIKGLKSSILVFSGCEVVLVLVGHLQHPEHAVKTMLAGLGIPLFLYFLTTVIVIGSMTIGSLQRSTWPTIDLLRSFEISGLFFERFEFPFLVIWMMQLFCNFTSFFYTASLGISQVFPVQYRTVLLALMPVIFIATLIPHTMNEIFELGSVIGMMSVLLFLLVTVPLSLIFLLRKKGLKRHG; encoded by the coding sequence ATGTTTATTCGCTCCGATGACAAAATCACCTCGTCGCAAGCGGCTATCTTCTTGACCGACAGTGTGCTTGGCGCAGGCATTCTGACACTTCCAAGGGACGTCACCGAAAAAGTACAAACTCCGGATTCCTGGCTATCCGTATTGCTGGGAGGCGTCTTGGTCATGCTTGCCATTCTGGTCATGGTAAAATTAAGCCAGCAATTTCCGGGGAAAACGGTGTTTGAGTATTCCAAAAAAATCGTCGGCACGATACCGGGAAGCGCATTATCGCTTCTGCTCATCCTTTTCTTTGTAATGATCGCCGGGTTCGAGATTCGCGTATTTGCCGAAGTGACCTTGTTTTTTTTGCTGGAGGGTACCCCCATTTGGGCCATCGTCATCCCTTTTATATGGGCTTCGGTGTATTTGGCAGCGGGAGGTATTAATGCGATTGCCCGCCTGTTTCAGATCATATTTCCCATTAGCATTCTGATACTGCTGCTCAGCCTCTTTCTCAGTGTGAGAATTTTCGATATCCAACATTTGCGTCCTTTTCTGGGGGAGGGGCTTTCTCCGGTTATCAAAGGGCTGAAGTCGTCAATCCTCGTCTTCTCGGGTTGTGAAGTTGTTCTGGTTCTCGTTGGTCATCTACAGCACCCCGAACACGCGGTCAAAACGATGCTCGCGGGATTGGGCATTCCTCTGTTTCTATATTTTCTGACCACCGTCATCGTGATTGGAAGCATGACTATCGGCAGCTTGCAGAGAAGCACATGGCCGACAATCGACCTGCTTAGAAGCTTTGAAATCTCGGGTTTGTTTTTTGAACGGTTCGAGTTTCCGTTTCTGGTTATATGGATGATGCAGCTGTTCTGCAACTTCACCAGCTTTTTTTACACTGCCTCCCTGGGGATTTCGCAGGTGTTCCCTGTGCAGTACCGGACGGTTCTGCTGGCGCTGATGCCGGTCATATTTATCGCCACGCTCATTCCTCACACGATGAATGAAATATTTGAACTGGGCTCCGTTATCGGGATGATGAGTGTACTTCTGTTTCTATTGGTGACAGTACCTTTGTCCCTCATTTTCCTCTTGCGGAAGAAAGGGCTGAAGCGCCATGGTTAG
- a CDS encoding Ger(x)C family spore germination protein, translating into MVRHRIIPLLLSACLLASLTGCWSSKEIEDLSMYIGLALDEGNPTPTEQKLDEQGVGYLKRNVMTATIQIVPTRSSGSAQQQTKSQQPPQFFNVTGTGDSLLEIMREFSLQLDRPVIGHHLKVIVVSNVLAQSHNMENIMDFVLRDNDIRPSCLVFLSHGPAKNTIEGAQTGDIPAFKLKGLPRGHFRTGRVMEGINLTKLDEQLSIKQSFVLQEVNENNGITVAAGAGIIKGETGRWIGSLNQTDVESIAWISNEIRGGTIKSYDWRNEPITYEIKEAKSKITSTVKGDDISFHVNIQSEGRLIENWDIDENPSASSYNDKAQKIFEKRLSDMLSSVMLKLQSTYHADVIGFRDVLKIQHPKVWKKVEDHWDDVFSRTPVTFDIKLKITDYGSSKK; encoded by the coding sequence ATGGTTAGACACCGCATTATACCGCTGTTGTTGTCCGCTTGCCTGCTGGCGTCTCTAACGGGATGCTGGAGCAGCAAAGAAATTGAGGACTTAAGCATGTACATAGGCCTCGCTCTAGATGAAGGAAATCCGACTCCCACTGAACAAAAGCTGGACGAACAAGGAGTCGGCTATCTGAAACGCAATGTGATGACAGCCACTATCCAGATTGTTCCGACGAGATCGAGCGGGAGCGCTCAACAGCAGACGAAGAGCCAACAGCCTCCACAGTTCTTCAATGTAACAGGGACCGGCGATTCTTTGTTAGAAATCATGCGGGAATTCTCGCTCCAGCTTGACCGTCCGGTCATTGGTCACCATTTGAAAGTAATTGTGGTCTCCAACGTGTTGGCTCAAAGCCATAATATGGAGAACATCATGGATTTCGTACTTCGCGATAACGATATTCGTCCAAGCTGCCTCGTATTTTTGAGTCATGGACCGGCCAAGAATACGATTGAAGGCGCACAGACCGGCGATATTCCCGCTTTCAAGCTGAAAGGTCTGCCACGTGGACATTTCAGAACAGGCAGAGTTATGGAGGGGATTAACCTGACCAAGCTCGACGAGCAGTTGAGCATCAAGCAGAGCTTTGTCCTGCAAGAGGTTAATGAGAACAACGGTATAACGGTTGCTGCAGGTGCCGGGATTATCAAAGGAGAGACCGGAAGATGGATCGGCTCCCTGAATCAGACGGATGTGGAGAGCATCGCCTGGATTTCGAACGAGATTAGGGGCGGAACCATCAAAAGCTATGATTGGCGAAACGAACCGATCACCTATGAGATTAAAGAGGCTAAGAGTAAAATAACTTCCACTGTGAAGGGTGATGACATTTCATTTCATGTGAACATCCAATCAGAGGGGCGGCTGATCGAGAACTGGGACATCGACGAAAACCCGTCTGCCAGCAGCTATAACGATAAAGCGCAGAAAATTTTCGAGAAAAGGTTGTCCGATATGCTCAGCTCCGTCATGTTAAAGCTGCAGTCTACTTACCATGCCGATGTGATCGGTTTCCGTGATGTATTAAAAATCCAGCATCCCAAGGTATGGAAGAAGGTAGAGGACCACTGGGACGACGTATTCAGCCGTACACCGGTTACATTCGATATCAAGCTGAAAATTACGGATTATGGCTCATCCAAAAAATAA
- a CDS encoding CDP-alcohol phosphatidyltransferase family protein has product MNNIPNWITGSRMILALLLLLPKPLSAVYLTVYLLCGLSDVLDGVIARKTGTTSVRGARLDSAADLIFIGAVLFTLIPVLKLDGGLVIWIAVIGAVKLASILTGFLKFGVFAGIHTYGNKATGILVFMIPLMLPFVQPSLPVAVVCTVATLTAIEEWMILLLSSRLEPDRKGLFF; this is encoded by the coding sequence ATGAACAACATACCCAATTGGATTACGGGAAGCCGGATGATTTTGGCGCTGCTGCTCTTGCTCCCGAAGCCGTTAAGCGCGGTTTATCTCACCGTCTATTTGTTGTGCGGACTAAGCGATGTGCTGGACGGCGTTATCGCGAGGAAGACGGGTACGACAAGTGTACGGGGCGCCAGGCTGGATTCCGCAGCCGACTTGATCTTCATTGGAGCGGTCCTGTTCACCCTGATTCCGGTCCTGAAGCTTGATGGCGGCTTGGTGATCTGGATTGCGGTGATCGGGGCGGTCAAATTGGCGTCAATCCTTACCGGCTTCCTGAAATTCGGCGTTTTTGCCGGGATTCACACCTATGGGAACAAGGCCACCGGAATATTGGTGTTTATGATCCCGTTAATGCTGCCCTTTGTCCAGCCTTCGCTGCCTGTGGCAGTGGTTTGTACAGTTGCAACCCTTACCGCGATCGAAGAATGGATGATACTGCTTCTGTCCTCCCGGCTTGAACCGGACCGGAAAGGACTATTCTTCTAA
- a CDS encoding helix-turn-helix transcriptional regulator, translating into MVSVRIKLMLDFIHLRYADHIGPGSIADAAHISEREAFRIFGRTIGMTPVAYMLKHRISVAARLLAEIGLTVTEVALSTGFNTPSYFTKVFKQRMRLTPSQYRNSSLEE; encoded by the coding sequence GTGGTTAGCGTTAGGATCAAGCTGATGCTTGATTTCATCCATCTCCGGTATGCCGATCACATCGGTCCCGGAAGTATCGCGGATGCGGCTCATATCAGCGAGCGGGAAGCCTTTCGCATTTTCGGAAGAACGATCGGAATGACACCGGTAGCGTACATGCTGAAGCATCGGATATCTGTCGCGGCCAGGCTGCTGGCGGAAATCGGTCTTACCGTAACCGAAGTCGCTCTGAGTACGGGCTTCAACACGCCAAGCTATTTCACCAAGGTCTTCAAGCAGCGGATGCGTCTTACACCGAGCCAATACCGGAATTCATCATTAGAAGAATAG
- a CDS encoding HAD family hydrolase, with translation MKAVIFDFDGTVADTLPLCIASFRKAIEPLAGRSLTDGEIIATFGPSEEGTINALIPYFYEEGLNSYLRHYEELHSMCAEPFDGMRELLDFLKEQGIIVALVTGKGEQSCRLSLAFYGMENLFDWIETGSPHGQRKTEGIREVLGRFGLKASETVYVGDAVSDIHSSRAAGVPILSAAWGSYTDIDELSQHEPDEILRTVEELRAYLVGRLNP, from the coding sequence ATGAAAGCTGTCATTTTTGATTTCGACGGAACGGTTGCGGACACGCTGCCGCTCTGTATTGCTTCATTCCGCAAGGCGATTGAGCCATTGGCGGGACGCTCGCTGACCGATGGGGAAATCATCGCAACCTTCGGTCCGAGCGAAGAAGGGACTATTAATGCGCTGATCCCGTATTTTTACGAGGAAGGATTGAACTCCTATTTACGGCATTACGAAGAGCTACACAGTATGTGCGCCGAGCCCTTCGATGGAATGAGAGAGCTTCTGGACTTCTTGAAGGAACAAGGAATAATTGTCGCACTGGTAACGGGAAAAGGGGAGCAGAGCTGCCGCTTATCCCTTGCTTTTTACGGGATGGAGAACCTCTTTGATTGGATCGAGACGGGTTCACCGCATGGGCAGCGCAAGACCGAGGGCATCCGGGAAGTTCTCGGACGCTTCGGCCTAAAGGCATCGGAAACCGTCTATGTCGGGGACGCGGTGAGCGACATTCATTCCTCAAGAGCGGCCGGTGTGCCAATCCTTTCGGCGGCTTGGGGCAGCTATACGGATATCGACGAACTGAGCCAGCACGAGCCTGATGAAATTTTGCGCACCGTGGAGGAACTGAGAGCATATCTGGTTGGGAGACTGAATCCATAG
- a CDS encoding SDR family NAD(P)-dependent oxidoreductase: MERIHLKKAIVLGATGGTGSVIAAELVKRGVKTVIFGRSRAKLERLAGRLGNPKHLTMATGDAFKPEDIMSAAGDAEVLFHCANVPYHEMVSKLVPLGEAVMEAVVRKNLKVVAVDGIYPYGKRQSDYVTEEHPKQPHTKKGKTRLKFEQMVFDRRWGNVQRMIVRLPDYYGPTANEASYLGGTLEAIAAGKMAFFIGNMTVPREYVYLPDAAKMIVELADHDSAYGQNWNIPGAGIISGRDNVRIAREASGKSKPVIPLGRVGLSVLGLFVPVMKEIIEMLYLTKEPLTLSGEKYKKHIGPIPATSFKEGITETIHALQSN, translated from the coding sequence ATGGAGAGGATTCATTTGAAAAAAGCAATCGTGCTGGGAGCAACGGGCGGAACGGGATCAGTTATTGCGGCAGAGCTGGTGAAGCGGGGAGTGAAGACCGTCATCTTCGGGCGTTCCCGTGCCAAGCTGGAGAGACTTGCCGGGCGACTCGGAAATCCGAAGCATTTAACGATGGCAACCGGAGATGCGTTCAAGCCGGAGGATATTATGTCAGCAGCAGGAGATGCGGAAGTGCTGTTCCACTGCGCGAACGTGCCGTACCATGAGATGGTCAGCAAGCTCGTTCCGCTGGGAGAAGCGGTGATGGAAGCAGTCGTGCGTAAGAATCTGAAGGTCGTTGCTGTAGACGGAATCTATCCTTACGGCAAGAGACAGAGTGATTATGTAACGGAGGAGCATCCCAAACAGCCGCACACGAAGAAGGGCAAGACCCGGCTTAAGTTTGAGCAGATGGTCTTTGACCGCCGCTGGGGTAATGTACAGCGAATGATTGTGCGTCTGCCGGATTATTACGGGCCTACTGCCAATGAGGCTTCCTACCTGGGAGGTACGCTTGAAGCAATCGCAGCCGGGAAGATGGCGTTCTTCATCGGCAATATGACCGTTCCCCGGGAGTATGTGTATTTGCCTGACGCGGCCAAAATGATCGTCGAACTGGCGGACCATGACAGCGCATATGGACAGAACTGGAATATTCCGGGTGCGGGCATCATTTCGGGCCGGGATAATGTGCGGATCGCAAGAGAGGCCAGCGGCAAATCCAAACCCGTCATTCCTCTTGGAAGAGTGGGTTTATCTGTACTAGGATTGTTCGTTCCTGTCATGAAGGAAATCATCGAGATGCTGTATTTGACCAAAGAGCCGCTGACTCTTAGCGGGGAGAAATACAAGAAGCATATCGGCCCGATTCCGGCAACCAGCTTCAAGGAAGGGATCACCGAGACGATTCATGCGCTGCAGAGTAATTGA
- a CDS encoding TetR/AcrR family transcriptional regulator, with product MAKTEAASVNRREEIIAAAIDVFSEIGFYRATTAQVAERAKISQPYIFRFFSTKEALLLAALEVSWERIIGSFEQVVGSASPSRLEADLIEAYESILARHSSEMLLQMQAQTIQADDIREAMRTGFGAVRQMVLDAFRNAGIPNPEERTMLFLARGMLCNISMALNMPELMEGKA from the coding sequence ATGGCCAAGACAGAGGCAGCTTCCGTTAACCGGAGAGAGGAAATCATTGCCGCGGCGATAGACGTTTTTTCGGAAATCGGATTTTACCGCGCCACGACGGCGCAGGTTGCAGAGCGGGCGAAGATTTCGCAGCCTTATATTTTTCGTTTTTTTTCAACTAAAGAAGCTTTGCTGCTTGCAGCACTGGAAGTCTCTTGGGAGAGAATCATCGGCTCCTTCGAGCAGGTGGTGGGCTCCGCGTCTCCATCCAGGCTGGAAGCCGATTTGATCGAGGCGTATGAGAGCATTTTGGCCCGGCATTCCAGTGAGATGCTGCTTCAGATGCAGGCCCAGACGATCCAGGCTGACGACATTCGCGAGGCGATGAGAACCGGCTTCGGGGCTGTCCGCCAAATGGTGCTGGATGCTTTCCGGAACGCCGGGATACCAAATCCGGAAGAGCGCACGATGCTGTTCCTGGCGAGAGGGATGCTGTGCAATATTTCGATGGCGCTGAATATGCCGGAGCTTATGGAAGGAAAGGCGTAA